TTTTGATTGGGGCAATAAGGCATATCCAACCATTCCACTCGAGGTATAATTTACACGAACAAAATAACCCTTGCGCgcataaaattagaaatttcaaaAGTCATCAGGAGAGAATTGCTTCGTGAATCCAATTACAAAAAGAATTCCCTCACCTCTTGATAATGAAATGAGTAAATTCCACATGAAAACACGATTTCAATATTTAATGATAACGTAGTTAGATTCATATATTTACGATTTTGTCTCGTGCTTGGCTGAGTTCGAGACCACTGTAAAATCTAtctaattatgtaaaaaattattgtaacaatttcTCATTATTTGCAGGAGCTCAGTTTGGTACAATGATAACCATGTTTTGTAGCTGGGTACCTGGCCGCCAGTCCGTGGGGCTGGCCCAGTATCTTCTACTGTACTGGACTGTGCGGTGTATTGTGGTCTGTGGTCTGGCTGTTTGTAGGCGCCAACTCTCCGGACTCCCACCCTTCCATCAGTGATCACGagcgtaaatatataaaatccacCCTCATCAACAACTCGGAAAATAGCAGCGTAAGTTTAAACACAAAACTAAGCCGAAAAGTACCTAAAAGATCACATTACTCTTTGTAAAATCTTACTGTGGAAAATTTGGAGCGTTCGAGTCTTAATTAGTAAGGAAACGGTGCAGCATGTTTTGTCCTTGGTATAAAACATACATCGTA
This window of the Homalodisca vitripennis isolate AUS2020 unplaced genomic scaffold, UT_GWSS_2.1 ScUCBcl_8702;HRSCAF=16918, whole genome shotgun sequence genome carries:
- the LOC124374486 gene encoding vesicular glutamate transporter 3-like; translated protein: GYLAASPWGWPSIFYCTGLCGVLWSVVWLFVGANSPDSHPSISDHERKYIKSTLINNSENSSSMSTPWRAVATSVSSVGSNVLSPV